The following proteins come from a genomic window of Corallococcus sp. NCRR:
- a CDS encoding alpha/beta hydrolase: MEHFLTHAEQPVAVRHARRASRTWPRWLRYTLPGAWVALLFACLAFTPSLLPRSGPFQGFVSGLSAAIGYGLGCLGAWLWREFADRPSRTPSRRAWQGFFIVAAVALAGAVLLGWHWQQRLRELMGMPSTGRAGYLLAPFVAAAFFFVIIAVARGLRGVSRALATLLSRHIGPRAARATSGLAVVVLTALVASGVLWDGLIAAADRTLEVQDTLTDEGVVPPRTALRSGGAGSRIPWDSLGREGRNFIGRGPSVEALSRFHGSAVREPIRAYAGYASAPDAEARAALAVDDLERAGGFDRAYLLVVTTTGSGWVVPEAVDAFEYMTGGDSAIVAMQYSHLWSWLSVLVDQKRARESGRALFDEVYERWSRLPPGQRPKLLVFGESLGSYGGETAFSGERDMAQRTDGVLFVGPPNFNTLYRAFTDHRDAGSPEVEPIYRQGRIVRFSRRPGTNIPPASAPWGDSRVLYLLHPSDPIIWWSPRLLVQRPDWLREPRGDDVLDQMVWIPFVTFWQVTADLPLGMEVPAGHGHVYTAEHVDGWAALLRPEGWSADQTARLKALLLTER; this comes from the coding sequence ATGGAGCACTTCCTCACCCACGCCGAGCAACCTGTCGCGGTGCGCCACGCCAGACGTGCCAGCCGGACCTGGCCTCGCTGGCTGCGCTACACATTGCCGGGGGCCTGGGTGGCGCTCCTCTTCGCCTGTCTGGCTTTCACTCCGTCCCTCTTGCCGCGCAGCGGGCCGTTCCAGGGATTCGTCAGCGGCCTCAGCGCGGCCATCGGCTATGGGCTCGGGTGCCTGGGCGCCTGGCTCTGGCGGGAGTTCGCGGACCGCCCCTCGAGGACGCCCTCTCGTCGCGCATGGCAGGGCTTCTTCATCGTGGCCGCGGTGGCGTTGGCAGGCGCGGTGCTGCTTGGCTGGCATTGGCAACAGCGCCTGCGCGAGCTCATGGGCATGCCTTCAACGGGCCGCGCGGGATACCTGCTCGCTCCCTTCGTCGCGGCGGCCTTCTTCTTCGTGATCATCGCCGTGGCGCGGGGCCTGCGTGGCGTGTCCCGCGCGTTGGCCACGCTGCTCTCCAGACACATCGGGCCTCGCGCGGCCCGGGCGACGAGCGGGCTGGCCGTGGTGGTGCTCACCGCGCTGGTGGCCAGCGGCGTGCTGTGGGACGGGCTCATCGCCGCGGCGGACCGCACCCTGGAGGTCCAGGACACGCTGACCGACGAGGGCGTGGTCCCTCCACGCACGGCACTACGCTCCGGAGGCGCGGGCTCCCGCATCCCGTGGGATTCGCTGGGAAGGGAAGGGCGCAACTTCATCGGACGCGGGCCATCGGTCGAAGCGCTCTCCCGCTTCCATGGCTCGGCGGTGAGGGAGCCCATTCGCGCGTACGCCGGTTATGCCTCCGCGCCGGACGCGGAGGCCCGCGCGGCGCTCGCGGTCGACGACCTGGAGCGGGCCGGCGGCTTCGACCGCGCGTACCTGCTGGTGGTGACGACCACGGGCAGTGGCTGGGTGGTGCCGGAGGCCGTGGATGCCTTCGAGTACATGACCGGCGGCGACTCCGCGATCGTCGCCATGCAGTACTCGCACCTGTGGTCGTGGCTCTCCGTCCTGGTGGATCAGAAGCGGGCCCGGGAGTCCGGCCGGGCGCTCTTCGATGAAGTCTACGAACGCTGGTCGCGGCTGCCTCCCGGCCAGCGCCCGAAGCTGCTGGTGTTCGGTGAGAGCCTGGGCTCCTACGGCGGAGAGACCGCGTTCAGCGGCGAGCGGGACATGGCCCAGCGCACCGACGGCGTGCTCTTCGTGGGGCCGCCGAACTTCAACACCCTGTATCGCGCGTTCACCGACCACCGGGACGCGGGCAGCCCCGAGGTGGAGCCCATCTACCGGCAGGGCCGCATCGTCCGCTTCAGCCGCCGGCCTGGGACGAACATCCCGCCCGCGTCCGCGCCGTGGGGGGACTCGCGCGTGCTGTACCTGCTGCATCCCTCCGACCCCATCATCTGGTGGAGCCCCCGGCTCCTGGTGCAGCGGCCGGACTGGCTGCGCGAGCCGCGTGGCGACGACGTCCTGGACCAGATGGTGTGGATCCCCTTCGTGACGTTCTGGCAGGTGACCGCGGACCTCCCCCTGGGGATGGAGGTGCCCGCGGGCCACGGCCACGTCTACACCGCCGAGCACGTGGACGGCTGGGCCGCGCTCCTGCGGCCCGAAGGCTGGAGCGCGGACCAGACGGCACGGTTGAAGGCGCTCCTCCTTACGGAGCGTTGA